In Streptomyces sp. NBC_00341, the DNA window CCGGGATGATCACCGGGGTGGCGCAGTGCGCGGGGTCGGTGCGCAGATGGATGCCGGCGCGTCCGATGAGACCGGCTCCGACGCCGAGCCGGCGGGCCGAGTCGTGGTTCCCGGAGATCATCACGGTGGGTACGCCTGCCTCGGCGAGCCGGTGCAGCGCGTCGTCGAAGAGCTGGACGGCGGAGAGCGGCGGGACCGCCCTGTCGTACACATCACCCGCCACGAGCACGGCATCGACCTCGTGGTCGCGGACCGTCGCCACCAGGTGGTCGAGGTAGGCGGCCTGGGCTTCGAGCAGTGACACCCGGTGGAAGGAGCGCCCCAGGTGCCAGTCCGATGTGTGCAAAATCTTCAAGACCCGGCTCCGACCTGCATGTTTCGTTTCCTCCACCCGTGCGGCCGCATCCCCTGCGCTTCGGAGCGGCCCGGACCCCGCCGCCGGTGTCCGTCACACCGGCGCGGCCCCGCGCCCGCGCTCCCGCACCACAGTACTCAGGCGTCCCCGTACGCCTCTTCGCCCAGCTCCAGTTCCGCCTCGCCCGCCGTCGCGTCGGCCAGCCAGCGGCGGAACTCCTCCACGTCTGCGTCCGGCAGCCCGATCTCGATGGTCACCGCCTCCGCGTACCGGACCTCGCGCACGCCGCGTCCGGTGGCCCGCAGTTCGTTCTCCAGCCGCCCGGCCCGCTGGTGGTCCACGGTGACCGTCGCGATCCGGAACCGCTGCCGGGTGAGGGTGCCCAGCGCGTCGAGGGCCTCGCCGACCACTCCGCCGTACGCCCGGATCAGCCCGCCGGCGCCGAGCTTCACGCCGCCGTAGTAGCGGGTGACGACGGCGACGACGTACCGCATCTCGCGGCGCGTCAGCATCTGCAGCATGGGAACGCCCGCGGTGCCGCCGGGCTCGCCGTCGTCACTGGCCTTCTGTACTGAGGCGTCGGCGCCGATCACGTACGCGAAGCAGTTGTGGGAAGCGGCCGGATGTTCCTTGCGGACGCGTGCGACGAAGTCCTGGGCCTCCTGCTCGGTGGCGGCGGGGGCGAGCGCGCAGATGAAGCGCGAGCGGTTGATCTCGGTCTCGTGCACGCCCGCGCGGGCGACTGTCCGGTACTGGTCCTGCATCCGGCCAGCCTATGCGCAGCCCCGGGAATGGTCGGGGGCGGCCGTCCGTTGTGCCGATCATGTACGCAGACACGGAGACGATCCGCAGGATTCTGACCGGGACGGGCGACACCTGGGCCGTGGTGGGGCTGTCCGACAACCGCTCGCGCGCGGCCTACGGGGTGGCCGAGGTCCTTCAGCGCTTCGGGAAGCGGGTGATCCCGGTGCACCCCAAGGCGGAGCGTGTGCACGGCGAGGACGGCTACGCCTCGCTGGCCGAGATCCCCTTCCCGGTCGATGTGGTGGACGTCTTCGTCAACAGCGGGCTGGCCGGCGCGGTGGCGGACGAGGCTGTCGCGATCGGCGCCTCCGCGGTCTGGTTCCAGCTGGGAGTGATCGACGAGAAGGCGTACGAGCGCACCAGGGCGGCCGGGCTCGACATGGTCATGGACCGCTGCCCGGCGATCGAGATCCCCGCGCTGAACGGCTGAGAGCACGCGAGAGAGCCCCCGCCGCTCCAGGGTTTCCATCCCTGGTGAGACGACGAGGGCTCAGCGAGCAGCGGGGGGCGGTATGCCAACCTCTCCACTGCCGCCCTCCGCGCGCTGGAGGTGACGCCCCTGGCGCGGGTCTGTGGGAGGGGGCGGCACTCCATGTGGAGAGGTTCCGCCCCCTCCTGCCGTGCCCGCCGACGGACACGGCCCGTACCTAGCCGTCAGCACGCGGTGGGCGCCCTGGGCGGTACGGGGTCTTCTCCGGCGCGGACGACGAACGCGAAGCCCGTCACGATCCGGCGGAACCCCCGGTGGTTGCTCTTGCCGGCGTGGTTCAGGCACTCCACGTCGACGGCTGCGACATCGACGGACGGCTCAGCGCTCCAGCCGCAGCCGAGACAGTCAGCTTCGTACGTGACGTCGGTGTTGGGGTGCGGGACGATCGTGTGAGGGACGCTGCGGAGCAGGGTGCGGGCCCTCACCGACTCGCTCCGTGGGGGTGCTGCCGGATTTCGACGTTCCGGTCCGAGACGGCCGACGGGTCTCCACTGTTGCGTGCCGCCTCCCGCTGTCGGCCCAGCGTCGCGCAGACGTCACAGCCGAAGTTGGGGAGTGGCTCGGGTGGCGTCAGTGGATCCGTCAGAAAGACCGGGCCCTGCATCGCGGTGTTGTCCATTCCCGCACCTCCGCCGTGGTTGTGATGACGAGCATTTCGTCATGGCGGGTTGCGAAACAGGGATGGAACATCCTAGTTCCGCGACGCTATTTCTCCACGCCCAGGAACTCAGCCAGCACCCGAAGCCCCGCGGGATGAGACGGAAGCTCCTGGAGATCGCTCACAATGGCGACCGCAAGCGTGTGATGACGCATCCACGTCGGG includes these proteins:
- a CDS encoding YigZ family protein translates to MQDQYRTVARAGVHETEINRSRFICALAPAATEQEAQDFVARVRKEHPAASHNCFAYVIGADASVQKASDDGEPGGTAGVPMLQMLTRREMRYVVAVVTRYYGGVKLGAGGLIRAYGGVVGEALDALGTLTRQRFRIATVTVDHQRAGRLENELRATGRGVREVRYAEAVTIEIGLPDADVEEFRRWLADATAGEAELELGEEAYGDA
- a CDS encoding CoA-binding protein, whose protein sequence is MYADTETIRRILTGTGDTWAVVGLSDNRSRAAYGVAEVLQRFGKRVIPVHPKAERVHGEDGYASLAEIPFPVDVVDVFVNSGLAGAVADEAVAIGASAVWFQLGVIDEKAYERTRAAGLDMVMDRCPAIEIPALNG